The DNA segment GCGGTCGGCGGCGCGTGCGCGCCTCGCCGCCAACGACAGTGCCGACGAGGACGTCGAACAAGCAGACGATGACGCGAGCACGCAGAATGTCCCGCGCCGCGCTCTTGCGACCTGGTTCGCGATTGCCGCCTGCCTGCTCCTCGTTGTCGGCCTGGGAAGCTATATCTGGACGGACAGGCCCGGTGTAACCGCCTCGCAAGCCGCTCAGATGCTGGCGAACGGGCGCGCGGCGCCGCGCGCCTTCCGGCTTGCCGACGGCTCGACCGTCACACTGGATGCAAATTCGCGTGTCGAAGTCGCCCTGTCAGCCGATGAGCGGCAGTTGACACTGCAACAGGGCCGCGCCTTCTTCGATGTCTCGCATGATGCGAACCGCCCTTTCGTCGTTACTTCGGGCATGAACAGCGTTACTGCGCTGGGCACGCGTTTCACGGTCTCGCAGCGCAATGGCGATCCGCTGGTGATGCTGGCTCAGGGCAGAGTGCGCGTAAGCGACAAGATCCACGAAACCGAACTTGAACCGGGCGAGCAACTCTCGCTCGACAGCTCGCGCGGCTTTGCCGTCTCGAAGACCGACACCGCCAGCGCCAGCCAGTGGATTACGGGATCGATCAGCTTCGATGCGCAGCCGGTCTCGCAAGTGCTGGCCAGGCTCAATCCCTATCTCCCGCAGCCTCTCGTCCTCGAAAATACCGCGGACGCGCAGGTAAAGGTCAGCGGTACGTTCCAGCTGGGCAATATCAAGGATGTCAGCGTTGGCCTTGAAGCAATGGGAATTGCCGTTTCGCAAGGACAGGCTCCATTAGCCGATCAGCAATAGACGATTTCCGACAATAAATCGGCGCCTTTGCGGCACCGATGCACAAGGCGGTCGGCTAGAAAGGCGCACTGCGGTCAATTGTGGCCGCGGTGTGCGATGCTGCCGCGCGGCCGAGCATTACGCAATTTGCTTCCGATCGCCCTGCCACAAAAAGCAATATCTTGCGCTGGCATCACCACATGCTGTGCTCAAGAAAACCCGAGGAGAAGATCATTGCCGCGTCGTTCGCCCTTCCTGCTCGCATCCACATTTGCCTCCGCACTCGCTCTGGGCCTCACTTCCATCGCACCTGCCGATGCCCACGCGATCTGGTTCGCGCAGCGCGCCAAGCAGCTTGCCCTGATCTACGGCGTGGGTGCCGACGATCTCGATGCCGTGGGGCGCATGAAGCATCTCACTCTGGTCAAGGGCTATGACGAAGACTGGCAACCGGTCGAGACGTCCCTGCGCGAGGCCGGCATCGTGCCCATCGTCGACAGCGACGAACCGATTGCAGCGATGACCGCAGTCATGGACTATGGCGTGTGGACCAAGGACAAGGCCGGTAGCTGGCACAACACGACGAAGGATGAAGTCGCCGACGTCGCGGTGTCCGAACACAACTGGAAATACGCTCTCCACTTCGAGAAACTTCCGAAAAAGGACGTTCCGCTTTTCGAAGGCCTCGTGCTCCAGCTCGTGCCGGTCGGCCCAATTCCCGAAGACAAGGGCAAGCCGCTCAAGGTTCGCGCCTATCTCAATGGAAAGCCCATGGCAGGCGTCCAGGTGATGTCCGACTACGTCAACGATCCCGACCAGATCCCGGTCAAGACCGATGCTGACGGTACGGCAACGATCACCTTGCGCAACCAGGGCCTCAACGTGCTGATGGGCATCTACGTCGGACCTTCGGACCAGCCGACGAAATACGACCAGGTCGAATACCGCTCCTCGCTTTCGTTCGTTCTGCCGCACCTGCCCGAATAAGCCGAAAGGCCGGCCGCGCAGGCCGGCCTTCGCGAGCCCGATACACGGAGATCCCCCGATGAAGACTTCCGCAATTTCCGCCCTGTTCGCTGCAAGCCTGCTGGCCGCAGCTCCG comes from the Novosphingobium pentaromativorans US6-1 genome and includes:
- a CDS encoding FecR family protein, with amino-acid sequence MTDPHSRSGGMSDEELAAFLRNPSGEDRAMTEESASLQEAESLWRSLDAVKDDPRIMAMRSAARARLAANDSADEDVEQADDDASTQNVPRRALATWFAIAACLLLVVGLGSYIWTDRPGVTASQAAQMLANGRAAPRAFRLADGSTVTLDANSRVEVALSADERQLTLQQGRAFFDVSHDANRPFVVTSGMNSVTALGTRFTVSQRNGDPLVMLAQGRVRVSDKIHETELEPGEQLSLDSSRGFAVSKTDTASASQWITGSISFDAQPVSQVLARLNPYLPQPLVLENTADAQVKVSGTFQLGNIKDVSVGLEAMGIAVSQGQAPLADQQ
- a CDS encoding DUF4198 domain-containing protein; protein product: MPRRSPFLLASTFASALALGLTSIAPADAHAIWFAQRAKQLALIYGVGADDLDAVGRMKHLTLVKGYDEDWQPVETSLREAGIVPIVDSDEPIAAMTAVMDYGVWTKDKAGSWHNTTKDEVADVAVSEHNWKYALHFEKLPKKDVPLFEGLVLQLVPVGPIPEDKGKPLKVRAYLNGKPMAGVQVMSDYVNDPDQIPVKTDADGTATITLRNQGLNVLMGIYVGPSDQPTKYDQVEYRSSLSFVLPHLPE